One Alteromonas sp. KC3 DNA segment encodes these proteins:
- the glgX gene encoding glycogen debranching protein GlgX, which translates to MNEHRKNLLAAEHSVGEAFPLGATPTPDGCNFAVYAPDAKAVILCFFNKDTEEATVEHVLPEKTGDIWHGYFSGVKAGQYYGYRVERGEGGLHAANTHKLLIDPYAKKLSRPIKWDARQYKHDSQFMIPKCIVIDDENYAKPVITSPKVPKHKRIVYEAHVKGLTKLHPDVPKAHQGKFLGAAHPSVIKHLKALGITTVQFMPLCSFMPEPFITEKGLTNYWGYNPVNFFAPEPRYGVSDALAELQEMVAAYHRAGLEVIVDVVFNHTAEAGKGGPILSYKGFCPYQAYLLEQTKTGELVYSNHSGCGNTINTAQPFMMGLILDAMRHWVSVIGVDGFRFDLAVSLGREPQQYNKKSGLLRAISSDPVLKNKVLLAEPWDIGPGGYQVGNFPSPWLEVNDKYRDTVRAFWRGDDGVTADFATRLMGSRDIFHKGHRHISTSVNNISYHDGFTLHDMVTYAERHNLDNLEENRDGHGHNLSANYGVEGETSNPDIIAMRERQKRNLFATLIFSQGTPHVLGGDELSRTQKGNNNAYCQDNPISWFNWELNKRKQDFLRFCQYVIRLRQSSSLLSELKLHDDTYHLSRNVKEINWYKPDGSDKASEDWNALHNKAFGVEIKGCASGTQKPEHWFLCVNASENDVRFHLPSVLPRGGWTMHLDTRYASLEEQPSICIQKVFLQASSSLTLFSFASFDA; encoded by the coding sequence GTGAACGAACATCGCAAAAATTTGCTTGCTGCAGAACATAGTGTGGGTGAGGCGTTTCCTCTTGGAGCAACGCCGACACCTGATGGATGCAATTTTGCAGTTTATGCGCCCGATGCGAAGGCCGTTATACTGTGCTTTTTTAACAAAGATACTGAAGAAGCGACCGTTGAGCATGTACTGCCTGAGAAAACCGGTGACATCTGGCACGGCTATTTTAGCGGTGTAAAAGCAGGGCAATATTATGGGTATCGCGTAGAGCGTGGCGAGGGCGGTCTTCATGCTGCAAACACGCATAAACTGCTCATCGATCCTTATGCTAAAAAGCTTAGTCGCCCGATAAAGTGGGATGCCAGACAATACAAGCATGATTCTCAATTTATGATACCTAAGTGTATCGTTATTGATGATGAAAACTATGCCAAGCCAGTCATAACCTCACCTAAGGTACCCAAGCACAAGCGTATTGTTTATGAAGCGCATGTCAAAGGACTTACAAAGCTACACCCGGACGTACCAAAAGCGCACCAAGGCAAGTTTCTAGGCGCTGCTCATCCCAGTGTTATTAAGCACTTGAAGGCATTAGGTATAACAACAGTGCAGTTCATGCCACTTTGTTCGTTCATGCCTGAGCCCTTTATTACCGAGAAAGGATTAACCAACTACTGGGGATATAACCCAGTAAACTTCTTTGCTCCAGAGCCGCGCTATGGCGTCAGCGACGCATTAGCTGAATTGCAAGAGATGGTGGCAGCATATCACCGCGCTGGGCTAGAGGTTATTGTGGACGTTGTGTTTAATCACACCGCTGAAGCAGGGAAGGGAGGGCCGATACTGTCATACAAAGGCTTTTGCCCTTATCAAGCTTATCTCCTAGAGCAAACTAAAACGGGTGAGTTGGTTTATTCGAATCATTCAGGCTGTGGCAATACAATTAACACCGCACAACCTTTTATGATGGGACTGATTTTAGATGCAATGCGCCATTGGGTATCGGTTATAGGCGTAGACGGTTTTCGCTTTGACCTTGCTGTAAGCCTAGGGCGTGAACCTCAGCAATACAATAAAAAATCCGGACTATTGCGTGCTATTAGCAGTGACCCTGTGCTGAAAAATAAAGTGTTGTTGGCTGAGCCTTGGGATATTGGACCAGGTGGATACCAGGTTGGCAATTTCCCTTCTCCATGGCTTGAGGTGAATGATAAATATCGCGACACCGTGAGAGCGTTTTGGCGTGGTGACGACGGCGTAACAGCTGACTTTGCGACAAGGTTGATGGGGTCGCGGGATATCTTTCATAAAGGTCATCGCCATATCAGCACGTCAGTAAATAATATCTCGTACCACGATGGTTTTACACTTCACGACATGGTGACCTACGCAGAGCGTCATAACCTGGACAATTTGGAAGAAAATCGCGATGGGCACGGGCACAACCTGTCAGCCAATTATGGTGTTGAAGGGGAAACATCAAACCCAGACATTATTGCCATGCGCGAGAGACAAAAACGCAATTTGTTTGCCACACTGATTTTCTCTCAAGGTACGCCGCACGTTCTTGGTGGGGATGAACTAAGTCGTACGCAAAAAGGTAACAACAATGCTTATTGTCAAGATAATCCCATTAGTTGGTTTAACTGGGAGCTTAATAAGCGAAAGCAGGATTTCTTGCGTTTTTGCCAGTATGTCATTCGATTGCGGCAATCGTCGTCTTTATTAAGCGAGCTCAAGTTACACGATGATACTTATCATTTGTCGCGAAACGTTAAGGAAATAAATTGGTATAAACCAGACGGCTCCGATAAAGCGTCAGAAGACTGGAATGCTTTGCACAATAAAGCGTTTGGTGTAGAGATTAAAGGGTGTGCTTCGGGAACACAAAAGCCAGAGCATTGGTTTTTATGCGTCAATGCGAGCGAAAATGATGTACGCTTTCACTTACCGTCTGTTTTACCACGAGGTGGATGGACGATGCATTTAGATACGCGTTATGCGTCACTTGAAGAGCAGCCTTCAATTTGTATCCAGAAAGTATTTCTTCAGGCGAGTTCGTCGTTGACATTGTTCAGTTTCGCCAGCTTTGACGCATAG
- a CDS encoding D-hexose-6-phosphate mutarotase: MPPVNSVNVSESNGLTFLDIENSNAVARISLFGGHVLSYVPKKDNKERLWVSPHAYLNGERPIRGGIPVCWPWFSDDHGREKGALPAHGFLRTQVWKLIDSRDTESGTEITLSPSFSRAEGFEYDCAVQLVIQVGDTLSVSLETQNTGVVPFDYNCALHTYFHVDHIQDTQLTGMHGEFKDKLDDWGLKPTPSPYLITGETDRIHVEAIENATIEVSNQAFTSVNSQGNDSVVVWNPWQGAASISDMDPFGYKHMLCVESAITKGKTLAPGERHALTQVIVPL, translated from the coding sequence ATGCCGCCCGTTAATTCAGTGAACGTTAGTGAGTCTAACGGACTGACTTTTTTAGATATTGAAAATAGTAACGCTGTAGCCCGAATTAGTTTATTTGGCGGTCATGTGCTGTCGTATGTACCTAAAAAGGACAACAAAGAACGTTTATGGGTGAGCCCTCACGCTTACTTGAATGGAGAGCGCCCGATTCGCGGCGGTATTCCTGTTTGCTGGCCATGGTTTAGCGACGACCACGGTAGAGAAAAAGGCGCCCTGCCCGCTCACGGTTTCTTGCGTACACAAGTATGGAAATTAATTGATTCTAGAGATACTGAATCAGGTACTGAAATTACACTTTCTCCAAGTTTTTCACGTGCAGAAGGCTTTGAATATGACTGTGCGGTACAACTTGTTATACAGGTTGGTGACACCCTAAGCGTCTCTTTGGAAACTCAGAACACAGGTGTAGTGCCCTTTGACTACAACTGTGCACTGCATACTTATTTCCATGTTGACCACATTCAGGACACTCAGTTAACAGGTATGCATGGAGAATTTAAAGATAAGTTGGATGATTGGGGGCTTAAACCTACGCCCTCGCCCTATCTAATTACAGGGGAAACAGATCGTATCCATGTAGAGGCGATTGAGAATGCAACGATTGAAGTGAGCAATCAAGCATTTACGTCGGTAAATTCTCAAGGCAATGACTCTGTCGTGGTATGGAATCCATGGCAAGGCGCAGCCTCTATCTCAGATATGGATCCATTTGGTTACAAGCATATGCTATGCGTAGAATCGGCGATTACAAAAGGAAAAACGCTTGCCCCTGGTGAGCGCCACGCGCTGACGCAAGTTATCGTTCCCCTCTAA
- the glgB gene encoding 1,4-alpha-glucan branching protein GlgB: MQLAQQLEQALCSQPFSQLGVLEDKGEYLLRVYRPDAKSVTVKWESAALADVTLQSNGGGLYEGRISQLQAKTLYRVFVDSDNAQFDYVDPYQFTDNAFHAVHYIDASPANLYQQAGAQLISLGDEQGTTVAGVRFCVFAPNASSVSVIGDFNGWDGRLHPMEKTSMGYWVLCVPELAEGERYKYQIKDARGHDLPHKADPLGFSAEQYPSHASKVYNHNNYEWGDSTWMSKRSVNKYETPMSVYEVHLGSWKRPGDDSDARYLSYRELADDLIGYVSDMGYTHLELLPISEFPFDGSWGYQPVGMFAPTSRFGNPDEFKYFVDRCHQAGIGVIIDWVPAHFPEDGHGLARFDGSCVYEYEDPRKGWHPDWNSCIYDFGKDTVRQFLVANALYWLDKFHVDGLRVDAVASMLYLDYSRNDGEWIPNVDGGNENYEAISLLKWMNEEVYKHFPDAMTIAEESTSFPKVSRPVFDGGLGFGFKWNMGWMHDSLHYIAKDPAYRNYHHGDITFSMVYAFDENFVLPISHDEVVHGKGSMLRKMPGDEWQQAANLRCYAGFMFGHPGKKLNFMGNELGQSREWNHDASLDWHLLDFDKHAGIQALYRALNHLYKNTPALYEQDHNPAGFAWIDHNNAEQSVVSFVRSAKNGRQKVYVVSNFTPVPRNNFRIGVDDACRLTLALNTDDSAYWGSGYAVVEHVTSTPTPWNERQHSVEINLPPLSTVFYVTDAQ, encoded by the coding sequence ATGCAATTAGCGCAGCAGTTAGAACAGGCATTATGTTCACAGCCGTTTTCTCAACTAGGTGTTTTAGAAGACAAAGGAGAGTACTTACTTCGCGTTTATCGTCCAGACGCAAAGTCGGTGACAGTCAAGTGGGAAAGTGCAGCGCTAGCAGACGTTACTCTGCAATCTAACGGTGGTGGTCTTTACGAAGGGCGTATTTCACAGCTACAAGCGAAGACCCTGTATCGCGTTTTTGTCGACAGTGACAACGCGCAATTCGATTATGTCGATCCTTATCAATTTACTGACAATGCCTTTCATGCTGTTCATTATATCGATGCTAGTCCCGCAAACTTGTATCAACAAGCTGGTGCACAGCTAATCTCGCTTGGTGACGAACAGGGCACCACGGTAGCCGGTGTCAGATTTTGTGTGTTTGCGCCAAATGCCTCATCGGTATCTGTTATTGGTGACTTTAATGGCTGGGACGGGCGCTTACACCCAATGGAAAAAACCTCAATGGGTTACTGGGTTTTATGTGTTCCAGAGCTAGCTGAAGGTGAGCGGTATAAATACCAAATTAAGGATGCGAGGGGCCATGACCTACCGCACAAAGCTGACCCGTTAGGGTTTAGCGCTGAGCAGTATCCCTCACACGCGTCAAAAGTGTACAACCACAACAATTATGAGTGGGGTGACAGCACTTGGATGTCAAAGCGTAGCGTTAATAAGTACGAAACGCCAATGAGTGTTTATGAAGTGCATTTGGGGTCGTGGAAGCGTCCTGGTGATGACAGTGACGCGCGCTATCTCTCTTATCGCGAACTCGCTGACGATCTCATTGGTTATGTCAGTGATATGGGATATACCCATTTAGAATTACTCCCTATTTCTGAGTTCCCTTTTGACGGTTCTTGGGGCTACCAACCCGTGGGTATGTTTGCACCTACAAGTCGCTTCGGTAATCCAGACGAATTTAAGTACTTTGTTGACCGATGTCACCAAGCCGGTATCGGCGTTATCATAGATTGGGTGCCTGCGCATTTTCCAGAAGATGGTCACGGTCTTGCTCGCTTTGATGGTTCGTGTGTTTATGAGTATGAAGATCCTCGCAAGGGATGGCATCCCGATTGGAACTCGTGTATTTACGACTTTGGAAAAGACACCGTCCGTCAATTTTTAGTCGCTAATGCGCTGTATTGGTTGGATAAATTCCACGTAGATGGTTTGCGTGTCGACGCAGTCGCTTCAATGCTATATCTGGATTATTCACGTAATGACGGCGAGTGGATCCCGAATGTAGATGGCGGCAACGAAAACTACGAAGCGATTAGTTTACTTAAGTGGATGAATGAAGAAGTGTACAAGCATTTCCCTGATGCAATGACCATTGCGGAAGAGTCCACTTCTTTTCCTAAAGTATCCCGTCCTGTATTCGACGGTGGGTTAGGGTTCGGTTTCAAATGGAATATGGGGTGGATGCACGACTCCCTTCACTATATCGCCAAAGACCCTGCTTATCGCAACTATCATCATGGCGACATTACGTTCAGCATGGTGTATGCCTTTGACGAAAATTTTGTGCTGCCCATTTCTCACGATGAAGTCGTTCATGGAAAGGGGAGTATGTTGCGTAAAATGCCTGGTGACGAGTGGCAACAAGCCGCAAACCTTCGCTGCTACGCAGGCTTCATGTTCGGTCATCCAGGTAAAAAACTCAATTTCATGGGCAATGAGCTTGGACAATCACGCGAATGGAATCATGATGCGAGTTTAGATTGGCACTTACTTGACTTTGATAAGCACGCGGGAATACAAGCACTTTACAGAGCGCTAAATCATCTCTACAAAAATACTCCAGCGCTATATGAACAGGACCATAATCCTGCAGGGTTTGCGTGGATTGATCACAATAATGCAGAGCAGAGCGTAGTCTCTTTTGTCCGCTCTGCGAAAAACGGCCGTCAAAAGGTATACGTAGTATCGAATTTCACGCCGGTGCCACGCAACAATTTTAGAATTGGCGTGGATGATGCTTGCCGTTTGACGTTAGCACTTAATACTGATGATAGTGCTTATTGGGGGAGCGGCTACGCGGTTGTGGAACACGTAACATCGACACCAACACCGTGGAACGAAAGACAGCATTCAGTAGAGATTAATTTGCCGCCGCTTTCTACTGTGTTTTATGTCACAGACGCTCAATAA
- a CDS encoding bifunctional 4-hydroxy-2-oxoglutarate aldolase/2-dehydro-3-deoxy-phosphogluconate aldolase has product MTTKWKYSPEEIFAAGPVVPVLVINDVEKAVPLAKALMEGGIKVLEVTLRTPAAIDVIKRIAQEVPDSLIGAGTVTNAQQLKAVVEAGAKFAISPGMTADLLKAGMDAEIPLIPGISSTSDLMKGKDAGYTHMKFFPAEASGGVKAIKSISGPFPDVTFCPTGGIGPNNYNDYLALNNVKCVGGSWLAPDDAIEAGDWARITQLAKEAVAGAAK; this is encoded by the coding sequence ATGACAACGAAATGGAAATACTCACCAGAGGAAATTTTTGCAGCCGGTCCTGTGGTACCTGTATTGGTTATCAACGATGTTGAAAAAGCTGTACCTTTGGCAAAAGCGCTAATGGAAGGTGGAATTAAAGTACTGGAAGTGACACTGCGTACGCCTGCTGCAATAGATGTGATTAAACGCATTGCACAAGAGGTGCCAGATTCACTTATCGGAGCAGGCACGGTAACCAATGCTCAGCAGTTGAAAGCAGTCGTAGAAGCAGGAGCGAAGTTTGCAATCAGCCCTGGTATGACAGCTGACTTATTGAAAGCGGGTATGGATGCTGAAATTCCGCTTATTCCAGGTATTTCATCTACGTCTGATCTAATGAAAGGCAAAGATGCAGGCTACACACATATGAAATTCTTCCCAGCAGAAGCGTCAGGTGGTGTGAAAGCCATAAAGTCAATCAGCGGTCCTTTCCCTGATGTGACATTCTGCCCAACGGGTGGTATTGGTCCAAATAACTACAACGATTACTTAGCACTAAATAACGTTAAGTGTGTGGGCGGTTCGTGGTTAGCACCAGATGATGCCATTGAAGCGGGTGATTGGGCACGTATAACGCAATTGGCAAAAGAAGCGGTTGCTGGCGCTGCTAAGTAA
- the gap gene encoding type I glyceraldehyde-3-phosphate dehydrogenase, which translates to MTIRIGINGFGRIGRLVMRAAAERQDIEVVAINDLLDTDYIAYLLKYDSTHGLFDGDVTVDNNNLVVNGKTIRITSERDPAALKWDEVNVDVVVESTGLFLTKETAAKHIEAGAKKVVMSAPSKDDTPMFVMGVNQDSYAGETIVSNASCTTNCLAPLAKVLNDKFGIVDGLMTTVHATTATQKTVDGPSMKDWRGGRGAGQNIIPSSTGAAKAVGKVIPALNGKLTGMAFRVPTPNVSVVDLTVNLATPTSYEDICAAMKAASEGELKGIMGYTEDAVVSNDFIGDARTSVFDATAGIALTDTFVKLVSWYDNEWGYSNKVLDLVAHISK; encoded by the coding sequence ATGACAATTCGCATCGGTATCAATGGTTTTGGCCGTATTGGACGTTTAGTAATGCGCGCAGCAGCAGAGCGTCAGGACATTGAAGTTGTAGCTATTAACGACTTACTAGACACGGACTACATTGCTTATCTATTGAAGTACGACTCGACACACGGATTATTCGACGGTGATGTAACCGTAGACAACAATAACCTTGTTGTAAATGGCAAGACTATCCGCATTACGTCTGAAAGAGACCCAGCAGCACTAAAATGGGACGAAGTGAACGTAGATGTAGTTGTTGAATCTACAGGTTTGTTCCTTACCAAAGAAACGGCTGCTAAGCATATTGAAGCAGGTGCCAAGAAAGTTGTTATGTCAGCACCTTCTAAAGACGACACCCCAATGTTTGTTATGGGTGTTAACCAAGATAGCTACGCTGGCGAAACAATTGTTTCTAATGCGTCGTGCACAACGAACTGTCTTGCACCACTGGCAAAAGTATTGAATGACAAATTTGGTATTGTTGATGGCCTAATGACAACAGTGCACGCTACAACAGCAACGCAAAAAACCGTTGATGGTCCATCAATGAAAGATTGGCGCGGCGGTCGCGGTGCAGGTCAAAACATCATTCCTTCTTCAACAGGTGCAGCGAAAGCTGTTGGCAAAGTAATTCCAGCGCTTAATGGTAAATTAACGGGTATGGCATTCCGCGTACCTACGCCTAATGTTTCAGTGGTAGACCTAACGGTTAACCTTGCAACACCGACAAGCTACGAAGATATCTGTGCGGCGATGAAGGCAGCGTCTGAAGGCGAACTAAAGGGCATTATGGGTTACACCGAAGATGCGGTAGTTTCTAATGACTTTATTGGTGACGCTCGCACATCGGTATTCGACGCAACAGCTGGTATCGCGCTAACTGATACTTTTGTTAAATTAGTATCGTGGTACGACAACGAATGGGGTTATTCAAACAAGGTATTAGACCTAGTTGCCCATATTTCTAAATAA
- the malQ gene encoding 4-alpha-glucanotransferase, with protein MTQQLLQQLVEMRGIETQYVDAWGKPATIAESSKAKLLNVLGYDTSSDEQIQSQIAKDIQSVWLSVLNPVQVVRAHEDINLAVRLPIELVNDEHVLVVTCENGDVLEHRFTPVDQEMTTMAHIDDVEFHEYVVTLPLDLPLGYHDVVLMADDDQLGTSRIIRAPQACYTPQEIKDGKKIWGLSVQLYCVRSEKNWGIGDFSDLALLIEKAASVGADFIGLNPIHALYPANPNACSPYGPSSRRWLNYLYIDVTAVEGYDDKSVQDVVTGDDFNATLAHARNVEHVDYEAVAQLKLAALKAVFDVYDAKYLRKNTKQNKAFKAFVEAGGESLDMLAVYDALQSHLKAEGKESWGWPVFPKEYKDYHNPAVAKFKKANEQDVKFYLFLQWIAAQQLEAASNKASEAGMTIGLYRDLAVGVSEGSAEIWGNKDLYCTDASVGAPPDILGPLGQNWGLPPMDPRKLYEQGYQPIIDLFASNMASSGSLRIDHVMALLRLWWVVKGDNAKDGGYVYYPVDDLLGILALESVRNESLVIGEDLGTVPEEIRSKLAENGVYSYRVFFFEQAEDGGFFSPSHYPVQSMSTLTTHDMPTLIGYWHCLDLELGKEIGLYPTEEILQTLYADRHENKQAILDTLHGHGSVAEHVGRDVNYTGMNRELNNGMQVHMAGGSSALLSLQLEDWLEMDKPVNIPGTFDEYPNWRRKLTENIESMFNRDDINDLASKLTHARKQASGNK; from the coding sequence ATGACACAACAACTTCTGCAGCAACTGGTTGAAATGCGGGGAATCGAAACCCAATATGTTGACGCATGGGGTAAACCTGCAACCATCGCAGAATCAAGCAAAGCTAAGTTGCTTAACGTATTAGGTTATGACACCTCAAGTGACGAACAAATTCAGTCTCAAATTGCCAAAGACATTCAATCAGTCTGGCTTTCTGTGCTTAATCCTGTTCAAGTCGTTCGTGCTCACGAAGACATTAACCTTGCAGTTCGACTTCCAATTGAATTAGTTAATGACGAACATGTGCTTGTTGTGACTTGTGAAAACGGTGATGTACTTGAACATCGTTTTACGCCGGTTGACCAAGAAATGACGACAATGGCACACATAGACGACGTAGAGTTTCATGAATACGTTGTAACCCTGCCTTTGGATTTACCACTCGGTTACCACGATGTTGTGTTGATGGCTGATGATGACCAGTTAGGGACATCACGCATAATTCGTGCACCACAGGCGTGTTACACCCCACAAGAAATTAAAGACGGCAAAAAAATTTGGGGCCTTAGCGTTCAGCTTTATTGTGTGCGTAGTGAGAAAAATTGGGGTATTGGTGATTTTTCTGACTTAGCATTGCTTATCGAAAAAGCAGCAAGCGTTGGTGCAGACTTTATTGGCCTTAATCCCATCCATGCATTGTATCCTGCTAACCCAAATGCCTGCTCACCTTATGGTCCAAGTTCACGCCGCTGGTTAAACTATTTGTATATCGATGTAACCGCAGTTGAAGGTTATGACGATAAATCGGTGCAGGATGTCGTGACAGGCGATGACTTTAACGCAACGCTTGCCCATGCTCGAAATGTTGAGCATGTTGACTACGAAGCCGTTGCTCAATTAAAACTTGCTGCACTTAAAGCAGTATTCGATGTTTATGATGCCAAATATCTACGCAAAAACACAAAGCAAAACAAAGCGTTTAAAGCGTTTGTTGAAGCAGGTGGCGAGAGCCTAGACATGTTGGCAGTGTACGACGCGCTGCAGTCTCACCTAAAAGCAGAAGGCAAAGAAAGTTGGGGTTGGCCAGTATTTCCAAAAGAATACAAAGACTACCACAACCCAGCGGTTGCTAAATTCAAGAAGGCCAACGAGCAAGACGTTAAATTTTATTTGTTCTTGCAATGGATTGCTGCACAGCAGCTCGAGGCTGCTAGCAACAAGGCTTCTGAAGCTGGCATGACCATTGGTCTGTACCGCGACCTTGCGGTAGGGGTAAGCGAAGGCAGCGCTGAAATTTGGGGCAATAAAGATTTGTATTGTACAGATGCAAGTGTTGGTGCACCGCCTGATATTCTTGGCCCTCTAGGTCAAAATTGGGGCCTACCTCCGATGGACCCTCGCAAGCTTTACGAGCAAGGCTATCAACCCATTATCGACCTCTTTGCTTCAAATATGGCATCGTCCGGATCACTTCGTATCGATCACGTAATGGCACTTTTGCGCTTGTGGTGGGTTGTGAAGGGCGACAACGCTAAAGACGGTGGCTATGTTTATTATCCGGTAGACGATCTTCTGGGAATTTTGGCGCTTGAAAGCGTGCGCAATGAAAGTTTAGTCATTGGAGAAGACCTCGGAACAGTACCAGAAGAGATTCGTAGTAAGCTGGCTGAAAACGGTGTTTACTCTTACCGTGTATTCTTTTTCGAACAAGCGGAAGATGGCGGTTTCTTCTCGCCAAGTCATTACCCAGTACAATCAATGTCTACATTGACCACGCATGACATGCCGACATTAATTGGGTATTGGCATTGCCTAGACTTAGAGTTAGGCAAAGAAATTGGGCTTTATCCAACAGAAGAAATTTTGCAGACACTTTACGCAGATCGACATGAAAACAAACAAGCCATTCTTGACACGCTTCATGGACACGGTTCTGTAGCAGAACATGTAGGTCGCGATGTGAATTACACCGGCATGAACCGAGAGCTTAATAACGGAATGCAAGTTCACATGGCGGGAGGTTCAAGTGCGCTGTTGAGTTTACAACTTGAAGATTGGCTTGAGATGGATAAGCCTGTAAATATTCCAGGTACGTTCGATGAGTATCCTAACTGGCGCAGAAAGCTTACTGAAAACATCGAATCGATGTTCAACAGAGATGACATTAACGATTTGGCATCTAAGCTTACACACGCTAGAAAGCAGGCGAGCGGCAACAAGTAG
- a CDS encoding glucokinase produces MGQKFVADVGGTNIRLARVTESGVADIKKYMCNDFASIDLAIAQYFADMPEYAFTEGCIAIACPVLGDQVEMTNHSWAFSQNALRSQLKLNALYVINDFTAVAHSLPVLGDEQVVQIGEGNAKPNGNIAVFGPGTGLGVEHITMTTSGWQTLDGEGGHVDFAPVDETDIIVWRHLQSTFGRASAEEVMSGRGLHNIYTALAKHAGEPVTFTEPAQITEAALSGSCKLAEATLTQFCRIMGSFAGNLALNMATTGGIFIGGGIANRFPEFIQNSDFRARFEAKGQMKHYVKDIPTYLIAEPDHGLLGAAAYLNQNTAS; encoded by the coding sequence ATGGGGCAGAAATTTGTCGCAGATGTAGGCGGGACTAATATACGTCTAGCGCGTGTGACCGAATCTGGTGTGGCTGATATCAAAAAATACATGTGTAATGACTTTGCCAGTATCGATTTGGCAATAGCACAGTATTTTGCTGATATGCCCGAATATGCTTTTACCGAAGGGTGTATTGCTATCGCGTGCCCGGTACTTGGCGATCAGGTAGAAATGACCAACCACAGTTGGGCATTTTCACAAAACGCGCTTCGTTCTCAATTAAAGTTGAACGCACTGTATGTCATCAATGATTTTACTGCAGTGGCGCACTCATTGCCTGTGCTTGGTGACGAGCAAGTTGTCCAAATAGGTGAGGGTAACGCAAAACCTAACGGTAATATTGCGGTATTTGGCCCAGGTACAGGGCTTGGCGTTGAACATATCACAATGACAACGTCAGGTTGGCAAACCTTAGACGGTGAGGGCGGTCATGTGGACTTTGCCCCTGTTGATGAGACCGACATCATTGTTTGGCGCCATCTACAGTCAACGTTTGGTCGAGCTTCTGCTGAAGAAGTTATGTCTGGTCGAGGCCTACATAATATCTATACTGCACTCGCTAAACATGCCGGTGAGCCGGTGACGTTCACCGAGCCTGCGCAAATCACTGAAGCGGCATTGTCGGGAAGCTGTAAATTAGCTGAAGCCACATTGACCCAATTTTGCCGCATTATGGGTAGTTTTGCGGGTAATCTGGCGTTGAACATGGCGACAACGGGCGGCATCTTTATTGGTGGCGGTATCGCAAATCGTTTCCCTGAGTTTATCCAAAACAGTGACTTTAGAGCACGTTTTGAAGCAAAAGGGCAAATGAAACATTACGTCAAAGACATTCCTACCTATTTGATAGCAGAGCCTGACCATGGTCTTCTTGGTGCTGCTGCTTATCTGAACCAAAATACAGCGAGCTAA